Proteins encoded together in one Argiope bruennichi chromosome 1, qqArgBrue1.1, whole genome shotgun sequence window:
- the LOC129964001 gene encoding cytochrome P450 4C1-like isoform X2, which translates to MQEKENFTLEFIVLSSNISLEKSFEYVFLEKWLGRGLLTSTGPKWRTRRKLLTPSFHFRILEDFLPTFNDQSLVLVKKLQSLQHEEYVDILPSVILCTLDIVCETVMGAQIGAQKGENIEYVTAIHNLADFFNQRTIRPWLWYDTLFSLTSSGRGFDRDLKILHGFTEKVIREKKRERLSRKTSAENEEEENEFQSKKRKAFMDLLLDLHLDLQQLSEQDIQEEVDTFMFAGHDTTAMGIAFALYSIGLNPKIQERVHEELDNIFGKDVERHITMDDVRNMKYLECVLKESQRLYPSVPMIGRKLNEDINYNGMFIPRDTELHCNIISVHRRDDIYPNPEVFDPERFQPENSLDRHPYAFIPFSAGPRNCIGQKFALLEEKVVICNILRHFKIVSLDQRDQFHLKVEFTLRPAQPVRLKFIPRR; encoded by the exons attgtccTTAGTAgcaacatttctttagaaaaatctttcgaatatgtgtttttagaaaaatggcTTGGTCGTGGTCTTCTTACTAG CACGGGACCAAAATGGCGAACCAGACGTAAGCTGCTGACACCATCTTTCCATTTTCGAATTTTAGAAGATTTCCTGCCAACTTTTAACGATCAGTCTTTGGTACTTGTGAAGAAGCTTCAGTCACTTCAGCATGAAGAATACGTTGACATCCTGCCATCAGTTATATTGTGCACTTTGGATATTGTTTGTG AAACCGTAATGGGTGCTCAGATTGGTGCTCAAAAAGGAGAGAACATAGAATACGTGACAGCCATTCACAA CTTAGCTGACTTTTTTAACCAGCGCACTATACGCCCCTGGCTTTGGTATGACACTTTATTCAGCCTGACCAGCTCCGGAAGAGGATTTGACAGAGATCTGAAAATTCTGCATGGCTTTACTGAAAAG gTAATTCGAGAAAAGAAGCGAGAAAGATTATCTCGTAAAACTTCTGCAGAAAACGAGGAAGAGGAAAATGAGTTCCAAAGTAAAAAGAGAAAAGCATTTATGGATTTGCTACTAGACTTGCACCTGGATCTACAACAGCTGTCTGAACAGGACATCCAAGAAGAAGTGGACACCTTCATGTTCGca gGTCATGACACAACAGCCATGGGCATAGCCTTCGCTCTGTATAGCATCGGCCTCAATCCAAAGATACAGGAAAGGGTCCATGAAGAACTTGACAATATCTTTGGGAAAGATGTTGAAAGGCACATCACAATGGACGATGTTCGAAACATGAAATATCTTGAATGTGTCCTCAAG gaaTCTCAAAGACTATATCCATCAGTTCCAATGATTGGACGAAAATTAAATGAAGACATTAATTACA ACGGAATGTTTATTCCAAGGGATACTGAACTCCACTGCAACATCATTAGTGTGCACCGGCGAGACGACATATACCCCAACCCCGAAGTGTTTGATCCGGAAAGATTTCAGCCCGAGAATTCATTGGATCGACATCCGTATGCTTTTATACCATTCTCAGCAGGTCCTCGCAACTGCATCG GTCAGAAATTTGCTCTTCTAGAAGAAAAAGTTGTGATTTGTAACATTCTAAGGCATTTCAAAATAGTATCTCTAGATCAGAGAGACCAATTTCACTTGAAGGTAGAATTTACTCTGAGACCTGCTCAGCCGGTTAGGCTGAAATTTATACCCAGGAGATGA
- the LOC129964001 gene encoding cytochrome P450 4C1-like isoform X3: MDPKIICKRRKISPWSFTGPKWRTRRKLLTPSFHFRILEDFLPTFNDQSLVLVKKLQSLQHEEYVDILPSVILCTLDIVCETVMGAQIGAQKGENIEYVTAIHNLADFFNQRTIRPWLWYDTLFSLTSSGRGFDRDLKILHGFTEKVIREKKRERLSRKTSAENEEEENEFQSKKRKAFMDLLLDLHLDLQQLSEQDIQEEVDTFMFAGHDTTAMGIAFALYSIGLNPKIQERVHEELDNIFGKDVERHITMDDVRNMKYLECVLKESQRLYPSVPMIGRKLNEDINYNGMFIPRDTELHCNIISVHRRDDIYPNPEVFDPERFQPENSLDRHPYAFIPFSAGPRNCIGQKFALLEEKVVICNILRHFKIVSLDQRDQFHLKVEFTLRPAQPVRLKFIPRR, encoded by the exons CACGGGACCAAAATGGCGAACCAGACGTAAGCTGCTGACACCATCTTTCCATTTTCGAATTTTAGAAGATTTCCTGCCAACTTTTAACGATCAGTCTTTGGTACTTGTGAAGAAGCTTCAGTCACTTCAGCATGAAGAATACGTTGACATCCTGCCATCAGTTATATTGTGCACTTTGGATATTGTTTGTG AAACCGTAATGGGTGCTCAGATTGGTGCTCAAAAAGGAGAGAACATAGAATACGTGACAGCCATTCACAA CTTAGCTGACTTTTTTAACCAGCGCACTATACGCCCCTGGCTTTGGTATGACACTTTATTCAGCCTGACCAGCTCCGGAAGAGGATTTGACAGAGATCTGAAAATTCTGCATGGCTTTACTGAAAAG gTAATTCGAGAAAAGAAGCGAGAAAGATTATCTCGTAAAACTTCTGCAGAAAACGAGGAAGAGGAAAATGAGTTCCAAAGTAAAAAGAGAAAAGCATTTATGGATTTGCTACTAGACTTGCACCTGGATCTACAACAGCTGTCTGAACAGGACATCCAAGAAGAAGTGGACACCTTCATGTTCGca gGTCATGACACAACAGCCATGGGCATAGCCTTCGCTCTGTATAGCATCGGCCTCAATCCAAAGATACAGGAAAGGGTCCATGAAGAACTTGACAATATCTTTGGGAAAGATGTTGAAAGGCACATCACAATGGACGATGTTCGAAACATGAAATATCTTGAATGTGTCCTCAAG gaaTCTCAAAGACTATATCCATCAGTTCCAATGATTGGACGAAAATTAAATGAAGACATTAATTACA ACGGAATGTTTATTCCAAGGGATACTGAACTCCACTGCAACATCATTAGTGTGCACCGGCGAGACGACATATACCCCAACCCCGAAGTGTTTGATCCGGAAAGATTTCAGCCCGAGAATTCATTGGATCGACATCCGTATGCTTTTATACCATTCTCAGCAGGTCCTCGCAACTGCATCG GTCAGAAATTTGCTCTTCTAGAAGAAAAAGTTGTGATTTGTAACATTCTAAGGCATTTCAAAATAGTATCTCTAGATCAGAGAGACCAATTTCACTTGAAGGTAGAATTTACTCTGAGACCTGCTCAGCCGGTTAGGCTGAAATTTATACCCAGGAGATGA